From a single Nicotiana tomentosiformis chromosome 2, ASM39032v3, whole genome shotgun sequence genomic region:
- the LOC138905117 gene encoding uncharacterized protein produces the protein MIVGGIDISQGPVFKRTNVSITREKQTRDYVAEGTLSFNDEKAKGITQPHNYALVIFILVNKIQVKRVLIDPGSSANIIRSRVVEHLGLQDQIVSVARVLNGFNMASEMTKGEIILPVNIVGTIQETKFHVIEGDMRYNALFRRPWIHNMRAVPSTLRQMLKFPTPDGIKTVYVEHHTAKEMIVVDEVILIWALSSTKESESKGKQEAK, from the coding sequence atgatcgttggtgggatCGATATTTCACAAGGGCCCGTTTTCAAACGCACTAACGTATCGATCACCAGGGAAAAACAAACTCGAGACTATGTagcagaaggcactttatcattcaacgatgAGAAAGCAAAAGGGATCACACAACCCCACAATTATGCATTGGTAATCTTTATCCTTgtaaataaaattcaggttaaacgtgttttaattgatccaggaagctcggccaatattattcgatcgagggttgtAGAGCatctcggcctacaagatcagatcgtgtCGGTAGctcgagttctcaatggtttcaacatggcaagcgaaaTGACTAAAGGAGAAATCATTTTACCAGTAAATATAGTTGGGACTAttcaagaaaccaagttccatgtgatagaaggtgatatgagatacaacgctttgttcagaagaccatggattcacaatatgagggcagtcccttcaaCACTTCgccaaatgctgaagttcccaacaccggatggaaTAAAAACCGTGTACGTGGAGCATCACACAGCTAAAGAGATGATCGTGGTCGACGAAGTGATACTGATATGGGCACTTTCATCAACAAAAGAatcggagtccaaaggaaaacaggaagctaaatag
- the LOC104106015 gene encoding vesicle-associated protein 4-2 → MAIADEKDGKVWGLFKLPFRNAQSTSTTTTSRSSSHNTTTHHYRTQQNQSLGSTSLDDGSTPRTNSSSSVSSVARSLIPARRRLKLDPSNKLYFPYEPGKQVRSAIKIKNSSKSHVAFKFQTTAPKSCFMRPPGAILAPGESIIATVFKFVEHPENNEKPMDQKSKVKFKIMSLKVKGPMDYVPELFDEQKDQVAVEQILRVIFLDVERPSPAFEKLKRQLAEADAALEARKKPAEDGGPKFIGEGLVIDEWKERRERYLARQQVEGVDSV, encoded by the exons ATGGCGATCGCCGACGAGAAGGACGGTAAAGTTTGGGGACTGTTCAAGCTCCCTTTTCGAAACGCACAGTCAACGTCAACGACGACCACTTCGCGTTCATCTTCGCATAATACTACTACTCATCATTACCGCACTCAACAGAATCAATCTCTCGGAAGTACTTCTCTGGATGATGGATCGACTCCTCGTACCAACAGTTCCAGCTCCGTTTCTTCAGTAGCGAGGTCTCTGATTCCTGCGCGACGTCGTTTGAAACTTGATCCTTCCAATAAGCTATATTTTCCTT ATGAACCTGGTAAGCAAGTTCGAAGTGCTATCAAGATAAAAAACTCTAGCAAGTCTCACGTAGCTTTCAAG TTCCAAACAACTGCACCAAAAAGCTGTTTCATGCGTCCTCCTGGAGCAATTCTCGCCCCCGGTGAGAGCATCATTGCAACTG TATTCAAGTTTGTAGAGCATCCAGAAAATAATGAAAAACCAATGGACCAGAAGAGCAAGGTCAAGTTCAAGATCATGAGCCTCAAGGTGAAAGGACCTATGGACTATGTACCTGAACTG TTTGATGAGCAAAAGGATCAAGTAGCTGTAGAGCAAATTCTGCGGGTCATCTTTCTCGATGTGGAACGTCCTAGTCCA GCTTTCGAAAAACTGAAACGCCAGTTGGCGGAAGCAGATGCTGCTCTTGAGGCTCGCAAGAAGCCTGCAGAAGACGGAGGTCCAAAGTTTATCGGCGAAGGGCTCGTCATAGATGAATGG AAGGAAAGAAGAGAGAGATACCTAGCTCGGCAGCAAGTTGAAGGGGTGGATTCCGTATGA